The Leucobacter viscericola genome includes a window with the following:
- a CDS encoding CpaF family protein, translating into MPLLDDPALRDLLVQVRGGAAELWLDRDGSLLEVPEWTATPEAVHRLARDLIAAGGRHLDELHPCADVQLGDGIRVHAVLPPISVSGAAVSIRLPRVEVLGFDELVGAGLCGSATDERLRREVGLRRNLLITGGTGSGKTTVLAALMDLAGEHERVITIEDVAELRLKHPHVVALESRQANIEGAGEIAVDRLLREALRMRPDRIVLGECRGAEIATLLAALNTGHDGGAGTLHASRLSDVPARLEALGALAGMEDRALGRQVVSALHTIVHVERQNGGHRIAALGKLFLSPQGTLSIEKLAL; encoded by the coding sequence TTGCCGCTGCTCGACGATCCAGCGCTGCGAGACCTGCTGGTGCAGGTACGTGGGGGCGCCGCAGAACTCTGGTTGGATCGCGACGGGAGTTTGCTCGAGGTGCCGGAATGGACGGCGACGCCTGAGGCTGTGCACCGGCTGGCGAGGGATTTGATTGCGGCCGGGGGACGACACCTCGACGAGCTGCATCCGTGTGCCGACGTGCAACTCGGTGATGGGATCCGAGTTCACGCCGTTCTCCCGCCGATCTCAGTCTCCGGGGCGGCAGTGTCAATCCGCCTGCCGAGAGTGGAGGTGCTCGGCTTCGACGAGCTAGTGGGGGCAGGGCTGTGCGGATCTGCCACGGACGAGAGGCTTCGGCGTGAGGTGGGACTCAGGCGTAACCTGCTTATTACAGGCGGCACGGGTAGCGGAAAAACCACGGTGCTTGCGGCGCTTATGGACCTCGCGGGCGAGCACGAACGAGTTATCACGATTGAAGATGTTGCGGAGTTGCGCCTGAAACACCCGCACGTTGTTGCGCTCGAATCCAGGCAAGCGAACATTGAGGGCGCCGGTGAGATAGCGGTGGATCGATTGCTCCGAGAAGCCTTGCGAATGCGCCCTGACCGAATCGTCTTGGGGGAATGTCGTGGCGCAGAAATTGCGACCCTCCTCGCTGCGTTGAACACCGGGCATGACGGCGGCGCTGGCACGCTCCACGCAAGCAGACTCTCTGACGTGCCAGCTCGGTTGGAAGCGCTTGGTGCCTTGGCGGGGATGGAGGATCGCGCGCTTGGACGCCAGGTCGTTTCTGCGTTGCACACGATCGTGCACGTTGAAAGACAGAACGGTGGGCATCGGATCGCGGCGTTGGGAAAGCTCTTTTTGTCGCCGCAGGGCACTCTCTCGATAGAAAAGCTTGCTCTATGA
- the tmk gene encoding dTMP kinase, whose product MSGLFVTLEGGDGAGKSTQAEMLSGWLSERGHEVVRTREPGGTTLGVELRKLLLHGGDVSPRAEALLYAADRAQHIATVVRPALERDAVVVQDRYIDSSLAYQGAGRVLSAEEVRGISTWAVEGLWPDLTVLLDIDPEEGVTRRASRGGSDDRLEAEAIEFHRAVREGFLALAKQESDRFLVLDATAPADEIHAHILAAVSPLLSR is encoded by the coding sequence ATGAGTGGGCTCTTCGTTACGCTGGAGGGCGGTGACGGCGCTGGAAAGTCAACTCAGGCCGAGATGCTCTCCGGGTGGCTCAGCGAGCGCGGTCACGAGGTTGTGCGCACCAGGGAACCAGGTGGCACCACACTCGGCGTAGAACTGCGAAAGTTGCTGCTGCACGGGGGAGACGTCTCGCCCCGCGCCGAAGCGCTGCTCTATGCGGCAGATCGTGCCCAGCACATTGCAACCGTCGTGCGGCCGGCACTGGAGCGTGACGCGGTAGTTGTGCAGGATCGTTACATCGACTCCTCGCTCGCCTATCAGGGCGCTGGCCGGGTGCTTTCCGCGGAAGAGGTGCGCGGCATTAGTACATGGGCCGTCGAGGGACTGTGGCCGGACCTCACCGTGCTGCTCGATATCGATCCTGAAGAGGGCGTAACGAGACGGGCTTCGCGCGGAGGCTCGGACGATCGCCTGGAAGCAGAAGCGATCGAGTTTCACCGTGCAGTGCGCGAGGGTTTCCTGGCACTCGCTAAGCAAGAATCGGATCGGTTTCTCGTGCTCGATGCGACAGCACCGGCCGACGAGATTCACGCACATATTCTTGCCGCGGTATCCCCGCTACTGTCGCGCTAA
- the purL gene encoding phosphoribosylformylglycinamidine synthase subunit PurL, with translation MTETSATITGPRPDTVADAAATPEKEQPYGALGLKEDEYLSIREILGRRPTSGELAMYSVMWSEHCSYKSSKMYLRQFGKKVNDKMKERLLVGMGENAGVVDIGEGWAVTFKVESHNHPSYIEPFQGAATGVGGIIRDIISMGARPVAVMDQLRFGAIDDPDTARVVHGVVSGISSYANCLGLPNLGGETVFDRVYQANPLVNALGVGVLRHEDLHTANASGLGNKVVLFGARTGGDGIGGASILASDSFSEGGPTKRPAVQVGDPFAEKVLIECCLELFQGELVEGIQDLGAAGISCATSELAANGDGGMYIELDSVLLRDPSLTAEEILMSESQERMMAVVAPEKLEAFLAVTAKWDVETSVLGEVTDTNRLIINWRGEEIVNVDPSTVAVDGPVYERSVAYPAWIDALQASGVRASGLARATAGEELRAQMVAVAASPNQASVDWITNQYDKYVLGNTALSFPDGAGMIRVDEESGLGVAIATDANGRYCQLDPFVGSQLALAEAYRNVATSGAVPTAVTDCLNFGSPENPEVMWQFSRAVEGLSDACLALEVPVTGGNVSLYNQTGDTPIHPTPVVGVLGIIDDVARRIPSGWQDQGEHLYLLGVTRDELDGSAWAETVHDHLGGRPPVADLAAERALAELLHAAAQGGLLSGAVDLSEGGLAQALTDGALRFGVGARVWIDEIMSRDGVDETAAMFSESQARVLVAVPHEEEVKFRGLCSGRDFPVLRIGVTDGAGAEASIEVQDRFTLPLAELGAASRETLTARFGPVVAE, from the coding sequence GTGACTGAAACCAGCGCAACCATTACCGGTCCCCGCCCCGACACTGTCGCCGACGCAGCAGCGACACCTGAGAAAGAGCAGCCGTACGGCGCACTCGGTCTCAAAGAAGATGAGTACCTGAGCATCCGCGAGATCCTGGGCCGCCGCCCAACCTCGGGTGAGCTTGCCATGTACTCGGTGATGTGGTCGGAGCACTGCTCCTACAAGTCTTCGAAGATGTACCTGCGCCAGTTCGGCAAAAAGGTCAATGACAAGATGAAGGAGCGGCTGCTCGTCGGCATGGGCGAGAACGCCGGTGTGGTCGACATTGGTGAGGGCTGGGCGGTGACCTTCAAGGTCGAGAGCCACAACCACCCCTCGTACATCGAGCCGTTCCAGGGGGCCGCTACGGGCGTCGGTGGCATCATTCGCGACATCATCTCGATGGGCGCTCGCCCGGTTGCCGTCATGGATCAGCTGCGGTTCGGGGCGATCGACGATCCCGACACCGCACGCGTTGTGCACGGAGTTGTCTCCGGCATCTCGTCGTACGCGAACTGCCTCGGCCTGCCGAACCTCGGCGGCGAAACGGTGTTTGATCGTGTCTATCAGGCAAACCCGCTCGTCAACGCGCTGGGAGTGGGTGTGCTGCGCCACGAGGATCTGCACACCGCGAACGCCTCGGGCCTCGGCAACAAGGTCGTACTGTTCGGCGCCCGCACGGGCGGCGACGGCATCGGCGGCGCGTCGATCCTCGCCTCCGATAGCTTCAGTGAGGGCGGGCCAACCAAGCGCCCCGCCGTGCAGGTCGGCGACCCCTTCGCTGAAAAGGTGCTCATTGAGTGCTGCCTCGAGCTGTTCCAGGGTGAGCTGGTTGAGGGTATCCAGGATCTCGGGGCCGCTGGCATTTCGTGTGCAACGTCAGAGCTTGCGGCCAATGGCGACGGTGGCATGTACATCGAGCTCGACAGTGTGCTGCTGCGTGATCCCTCGCTCACCGCTGAAGAGATCCTCATGTCGGAGAGCCAGGAGCGCATGATGGCGGTCGTGGCTCCCGAAAAGCTTGAGGCGTTCCTCGCGGTCACCGCGAAGTGGGATGTCGAGACGAGTGTGCTCGGCGAGGTGACCGACACCAACCGCCTGATCATTAACTGGCGCGGCGAAGAGATCGTGAACGTTGATCCCTCGACCGTCGCCGTCGATGGGCCCGTCTACGAGCGCTCTGTCGCTTACCCGGCTTGGATCGACGCACTGCAGGCCTCCGGTGTGCGTGCCTCCGGTCTTGCCCGCGCAACCGCCGGCGAAGAGCTGCGGGCGCAGATGGTTGCGGTTGCGGCTTCGCCGAACCAGGCTTCGGTCGATTGGATCACCAACCAGTACGACAAGTACGTGCTCGGAAATACCGCGCTCTCCTTCCCCGATGGCGCAGGCATGATCCGCGTCGATGAGGAGAGCGGGCTCGGCGTCGCGATTGCCACCGATGCCAACGGTCGCTACTGCCAGCTCGATCCGTTTGTCGGGTCGCAGCTCGCCCTCGCAGAGGCCTACCGCAACGTTGCCACCTCGGGAGCTGTGCCGACCGCCGTCACCGACTGCCTCAACTTCGGTAGCCCCGAGAACCCCGAAGTCATGTGGCAGTTCTCGCGCGCGGTCGAGGGGCTCTCAGACGCCTGCCTCGCGCTCGAGGTTCCCGTCACCGGCGGCAACGTGTCGCTGTACAACCAGACCGGCGATACCCCGATCCACCCGACTCCCGTTGTTGGTGTGCTCGGCATCATTGATGATGTTGCTCGACGCATCCCGAGCGGCTGGCAGGATCAGGGTGAGCACCTCTACCTACTCGGTGTGACCCGCGACGAGCTCGACGGCTCCGCCTGGGCCGAGACCGTGCACGATCACCTCGGTGGCCGCCCGCCAGTTGCAGACCTTGCGGCCGAGCGCGCACTTGCCGAGCTGCTGCACGCTGCGGCGCAGGGTGGGCTGCTCTCCGGCGCCGTCGACCTCTCTGAGGGCGGCCTCGCGCAGGCCCTGACCGATGGCGCGCTGCGCTTCGGTGTGGGTGCACGCGTGTGGATCGACGAGATCATGTCGCGCGACGGTGTCGATGAGACCGCCGCGATGTTCTCCGAGTCGCAGGCGCGTGTGCTTGTTGCTGTGCCGCACGAGGAAGAAGTGAAGTTCCGCGGGCTGTGCTCGGGTCGCGACTTCCCGGTACTGCGCATCGGAGTGACCGATGGCGCTGGCGCAGAGGCCTCGATTGAGGTGCAGGATCGCTTTACGCTTCCGCTCGCGGAGCTCGGCGCGGCCTCGCGCGAAACACTGACGGCCCGCTTTGGCCCGGTCGTCGCAGAATAA
- the mtnA gene encoding S-methyl-5-thioribose-1-phosphate isomerase, whose protein sequence is MVRAIEWIDAGTESHIRLLDQTLLPGSETYLEVSTVDSLIDAIQRLAVRGAPALGTSGGYGVALALHEGARKGWTADEVKQNIDAVANARPTAVNLAWGARRAETFVAEGFERVLEEAHAIGLEDERANRELSKLGADWLLAQIGDRPLRAVTHCNTGALATTAWGTAYGILHELHLRGRLEMVYVDETRPLLQGTRLTSWELKNDGIPHLVEVDGAAASTILRGLVDFAVIGADRITANGDTANKVGSVALALACARKGIPFVVAAPYSTVDEATTTGDDIEIEERSDAEVLEFAGVRAAAEGVRAFNPAFDVTPHDLISAIVTERGVVEASTAPQPLFPQAS, encoded by the coding sequence ATGGTGCGCGCAATCGAATGGATCGATGCAGGGACCGAATCGCATATTCGGCTGCTCGACCAGACACTTCTTCCCGGGTCTGAGACCTATCTTGAGGTTTCGACCGTCGACTCACTGATCGACGCGATTCAACGGTTGGCAGTGCGCGGCGCCCCGGCGCTCGGTACCTCCGGCGGATACGGGGTCGCGCTCGCGCTGCACGAGGGTGCGCGTAAGGGCTGGACCGCCGATGAGGTTAAGCAGAACATTGATGCCGTTGCCAACGCACGCCCCACCGCCGTAAACCTCGCCTGGGGTGCACGTCGCGCCGAGACGTTTGTGGCTGAGGGATTTGAGCGGGTGCTCGAGGAGGCTCACGCGATCGGGCTGGAAGATGAGCGGGCGAACCGCGAGCTTTCAAAGCTCGGCGCTGACTGGCTGCTCGCTCAGATCGGAGATCGCCCTCTGCGCGCGGTCACCCACTGCAACACCGGAGCCCTCGCAACAACTGCGTGGGGAACCGCCTACGGCATCTTGCACGAACTGCACCTGCGCGGACGCCTGGAGATGGTCTACGTCGACGAGACCCGTCCCCTGTTGCAGGGCACTCGGCTCACGAGCTGGGAACTCAAGAACGATGGGATCCCGCACCTCGTTGAGGTCGATGGCGCCGCCGCGAGCACCATCTTGCGCGGCCTGGTCGATTTCGCCGTGATTGGTGCCGATCGGATTACCGCAAACGGCGACACCGCCAACAAGGTCGGCTCCGTGGCGCTGGCTCTGGCCTGCGCCCGCAAGGGCATCCCGTTTGTTGTGGCCGCCCCCTACTCGACCGTTGACGAGGCAACCACAACGGGAGACGACATCGAGATCGAGGAGCGCTCAGACGCCGAGGTGCTGGAGTTCGCCGGTGTTCGCGCTGCAGCCGAGGGCGTGCGGGCGTTCAATCCGGCGTTCGACGTGACGCCTCACGACCTCATCTCGGCAATCGTGACGGAGCGCGGTGTGGTCGAGGCCTCCACCGCACCTCAGCCGCTCTTCCCGCAGGCTTCCTAA
- a CDS encoding type II secretion system F family protein, translating into MKWRHRAAGEKPSAPGAIAARCASMLRGGVMPHRVFGLIAEDASVDSVERRVHQLVESGETPGAAIAICATERAEVRRRGRANDTVEWRLLASSWQLAEDTGAPLAAALERISAALLTLRRLRERRDVLVSGPKATTRLVAALPPLVLVMGWLLGFDPSPVLLSWAGVCMVSVGLVLLAAGVYWAHRLTQQLQAQDRVAGIELELVWIALGGGASPNDAVRQVVDCLDRTGNDWVEFDRFCADGTLAEIVRRAHSTGVPLGPLLLSEAAALRVSSHAVLESAAERLGVRILIPLGLCVLPSFIVMGVLPVVISMVGNRPF; encoded by the coding sequence ATGAAGTGGCGTCATCGTGCTGCGGGAGAGAAACCGTCGGCCCCGGGTGCCATCGCTGCGCGGTGCGCCTCGATGCTGCGCGGAGGCGTGATGCCGCACAGAGTTTTCGGACTGATTGCAGAGGACGCGTCCGTCGACTCGGTGGAACGTCGGGTGCATCAACTTGTTGAATCCGGTGAGACACCCGGTGCTGCAATCGCGATTTGTGCGACAGAGCGGGCGGAAGTACGACGCCGTGGTCGCGCAAACGACACGGTTGAGTGGAGACTTCTCGCCTCGTCGTGGCAGCTTGCTGAAGACACAGGGGCACCGCTCGCAGCTGCTCTTGAACGAATTTCAGCTGCGCTTCTCACGTTGCGTCGCTTGCGGGAGCGTCGAGACGTGCTGGTATCCGGGCCGAAGGCGACCACCCGCCTGGTTGCAGCTCTCCCACCTCTGGTTTTGGTGATGGGGTGGCTGCTGGGATTCGATCCCTCGCCTGTGCTTCTCAGCTGGGCGGGAGTTTGTATGGTGTCCGTCGGACTGGTGCTGCTCGCTGCCGGGGTTTACTGGGCGCACCGGCTGACCCAGCAGCTCCAGGCCCAAGATCGTGTTGCTGGAATAGAGCTCGAACTTGTGTGGATCGCGTTGGGTGGGGGAGCCTCACCCAATGACGCCGTGCGACAGGTTGTCGATTGTCTCGATCGAACTGGGAACGACTGGGTGGAGTTTGACCGCTTTTGTGCGGACGGAACGCTTGCCGAGATCGTTCGACGCGCGCATTCGACGGGCGTCCCACTTGGACCTCTGCTGCTGTCTGAAGCTGCCGCCCTTCGGGTAAGCAGCCACGCAGTCCTAGAGTCAGCGGCCGAACGACTCGGCGTGCGGATTCTCATTCCCCTGGGGCTCTGTGTGCTGCCCTCCTTCATCGTGATGGGAGTGCTTCCAGTCGTGATCAGCATGGTTGGTAATCGTCCCTTCTAG
- the topA gene encoding type I DNA topoisomerase, which yields MKGTKKLVIVESPTKAKTIGAYLGSDYQVIASVGHVRDLAEPSELPADLKKGPFGKFAVDVENNFAPYYVVNDNKKKTVSELKRALKDADELWLATDEDREGEAIAWHLLEVLKPKVPVRRMVFHEITKEAIEQAKQNTRDLDTALVDAQETRRILDRLYGYDISPVLWRKVAPKLSAGRVQSAATRLVVDRERERLAFRSAEYWDLLATFQPDGAAGFEAKLVRLNEQRLATGGDFNDDGALKDKAAKAGVILLGKDRAQSLAALLAADVPAKVLSVETKPHTRRPAAPFTTSTLQQEASRKLRYSSRQTMSYAQSLYENGYITYMRTDSPTLSQQAITAARSQAAALYGAETLPEKPRVYTGKAKGAQEAHEAIRPAGDTFHKPSSLKGKLNGGEFLLYELIWKRTVASQMADAKGSTDTVTLGVQAQEAGSSDQTDAEFTASGTVITFPGFLLAYEEGKDEKRGASEDNVTLPQLSSGQKLAINDPEAKGHETSPPPRYTEASLTKRLEELGIGRPSTYAAIISTIMDRGYVTKKGQALVPSWIAFSVVRLLEEHFSELVNYDFTAEMENDLDQIAAGETDRSSWLSTFYFGSDDHPGLRGVVDNLGEIDARAINTIKIDDEISLRNGKYGPFLEVFDEKCEVGEDGALKPRSVNIPDGLAPDELTPEKAHELADAEPAEDRVVGIHPTTGKTIVAKNGRFGPYVTELLADGEELPKGQKPRTASLFKSMDPATIELDAAVALLDLPRVVGKDPESDAEITAQNGRYGPYLKKGTETRTLPTEDAIFSIDLAGALELLAQPKYGARKAASALKEFDADPVSGKPVKVKDGRFGPYVTDGETNATIPRGDSVEDITFERATELLAIKRAKGPAKKKAPARKAAAKKKPAAKKPAAKKSAAAKPRAERTPEQKAATAAKRAATIAAKKAAAAAAGE from the coding sequence GTGAAGGGCACGAAGAAGCTTGTCATCGTGGAGTCGCCGACCAAGGCGAAGACCATTGGTGCGTACCTCGGCAGTGACTACCAGGTCATCGCCTCGGTGGGGCACGTGCGTGACCTCGCGGAACCATCTGAGCTGCCGGCCGACCTTAAAAAGGGTCCATTCGGCAAGTTCGCCGTCGATGTCGAGAATAACTTTGCGCCCTACTACGTGGTGAACGACAACAAAAAGAAGACCGTTTCTGAGCTGAAGCGTGCGCTCAAGGATGCGGATGAACTCTGGCTCGCAACTGATGAGGACCGCGAGGGAGAAGCCATCGCGTGGCACCTCCTTGAGGTACTGAAGCCGAAGGTACCTGTTCGCCGAATGGTGTTTCACGAGATCACCAAAGAAGCTATCGAACAGGCGAAACAAAACACACGAGACCTCGACACAGCGCTGGTCGACGCACAAGAGACACGCAGGATCCTCGACCGCCTCTATGGCTACGACATCTCTCCGGTGCTGTGGCGCAAGGTAGCCCCCAAACTCTCAGCGGGCCGCGTGCAGTCCGCTGCCACTCGCCTGGTTGTCGATCGCGAGCGTGAGCGTCTCGCGTTCCGTTCTGCAGAGTACTGGGATCTGCTCGCAACGTTCCAGCCAGACGGGGCGGCTGGTTTCGAGGCAAAGCTCGTTCGCCTGAATGAGCAGCGTCTCGCGACGGGTGGGGACTTTAACGACGACGGTGCCCTCAAAGACAAAGCGGCAAAGGCAGGGGTGATCCTGCTGGGTAAGGATCGTGCCCAAAGCCTCGCCGCACTGCTCGCTGCAGATGTGCCAGCCAAGGTGTTGTCGGTCGAGACGAAGCCGCACACCCGCCGCCCTGCCGCGCCGTTTACAACGTCAACTCTCCAGCAGGAGGCGTCTCGTAAGCTTCGCTACAGCTCGCGTCAGACCATGTCATACGCGCAGTCGCTGTACGAAAACGGCTACATCACCTATATGCGTACCGACTCGCCGACGCTGTCTCAGCAGGCAATCACTGCAGCGCGGTCGCAGGCTGCAGCACTGTATGGTGCTGAAACCTTGCCGGAGAAACCGCGTGTGTACACCGGCAAAGCCAAGGGCGCGCAGGAAGCGCACGAGGCAATCCGACCCGCTGGAGACACGTTCCATAAGCCAAGCTCGCTCAAGGGCAAGCTGAACGGCGGAGAGTTCTTACTGTACGAACTCATATGGAAGCGCACCGTGGCAAGCCAGATGGCCGACGCCAAGGGATCAACCGACACGGTCACCCTCGGTGTGCAGGCGCAAGAAGCAGGAAGTTCCGACCAGACCGACGCCGAGTTCACGGCAAGTGGCACGGTCATCACGTTCCCCGGCTTCCTTCTGGCTTACGAAGAGGGCAAAGACGAGAAGCGCGGAGCTTCAGAGGACAACGTGACCCTGCCTCAGCTCAGCAGTGGGCAGAAACTTGCCATCAACGATCCTGAGGCCAAGGGCCACGAGACCAGCCCGCCACCGCGTTACACCGAGGCAAGCCTGACCAAGCGCCTAGAAGAGCTCGGCATTGGCCGCCCGTCGACGTACGCGGCAATCATCAGCACCATCATGGACCGCGGGTACGTGACCAAAAAGGGTCAGGCACTTGTGCCGAGCTGGATCGCTTTTTCGGTTGTTCGTCTGCTCGAAGAACACTTCAGCGAACTCGTCAACTACGATTTCACCGCTGAAATGGAAAACGATCTCGACCAGATCGCGGCGGGTGAAACCGATCGCAGTTCATGGTTGAGCACGTTCTACTTTGGCAGTGATGATCACCCCGGGCTGCGCGGAGTCGTAGATAACCTGGGCGAGATCGACGCGCGGGCCATCAATACGATCAAGATCGACGACGAGATCTCTCTGCGCAACGGCAAGTACGGTCCGTTCCTCGAGGTGTTCGACGAAAAGTGCGAGGTTGGCGAAGACGGCGCACTTAAGCCGCGAAGCGTGAACATTCCCGATGGTTTAGCCCCCGACGAGCTGACCCCTGAGAAGGCGCACGAGCTCGCCGACGCTGAACCCGCCGAGGACCGTGTGGTTGGTATCCACCCGACAACAGGGAAGACGATCGTCGCGAAGAACGGCCGTTTTGGTCCGTATGTCACAGAGCTTCTGGCCGACGGAGAAGAGCTTCCCAAGGGCCAGAAACCCCGAACTGCGTCACTGTTCAAGAGCATGGATCCCGCAACCATCGAGCTCGACGCGGCGGTTGCACTGCTCGACCTGCCGCGTGTTGTCGGCAAGGATCCCGAGTCTGACGCTGAAATCACGGCCCAGAACGGTCGGTACGGTCCCTACCTGAAGAAGGGGACCGAAACCCGCACCTTGCCGACCGAGGACGCCATTTTCTCGATCGACCTGGCGGGGGCTCTCGAACTGCTCGCTCAGCCAAAGTACGGTGCTCGCAAGGCCGCATCCGCGCTGAAAGAGTTCGATGCTGATCCTGTGAGCGGCAAGCCGGTGAAGGTGAAGGACGGACGCTTTGGTCCGTACGTGACCGACGGTGAAACGAACGCGACGATTCCGCGCGGCGACAGCGTCGAAGACATCACCTTCGAGCGGGCGACTGAGTTGCTGGCTATTAAGCGAGCAAAGGGGCCGGCAAAGAAAAAGGCTCCCGCTCGTAAGGCGGCCGCGAAGAAGAAGCCAGCGGCCAAGAAGCCCGCTGCAAAGAAGTCGGCCGCTGCGAAACCCCGAGCCGAGCGTACCCCCGAGCAGAAGGCCGCCACTGCCGCAAAACGCGCCGCAACAATAGCGGCTAAGAAGGCTGCGGCCGCGGCGGCTGGAGAGTAA
- a CDS encoding TadE family type IV pilus minor pilin, which produces MLLADERGAVTAEFALVLPAVVIVLGLVIGGILLATHRITLVSLAGEISRAEARGDTDAANAVLARVGSDVTIHRSEDGVLHCVSLRSSPASGLLSRITIAASSCAATS; this is translated from the coding sequence GTGTTGTTGGCGGACGAGCGCGGAGCCGTGACGGCCGAGTTTGCGCTTGTGCTCCCAGCGGTCGTGATTGTGCTCGGCCTGGTTATCGGAGGGATCCTGCTCGCGACGCACAGAATCACTCTGGTGTCGCTCGCGGGAGAAATATCTCGAGCTGAGGCGCGCGGTGACACGGACGCGGCAAATGCGGTGCTCGCTCGCGTGGGCAGTGATGTCACTATCCATCGGTCAGAAGACGGGGTATTGCACTGCGTTTCGCTTCGTTCAAGCCCCGCTTCGGGGCTCCTCTCTCGAATCACCATTGCTGCGAGCTCGTGCGCTGCGACAAGTTAG
- a CDS encoding DUF4244 domain-containing protein yields MSSRLELVSAKNKSRSQVAAKPELNPTGPRFFSPKNAVAGADSKVRRVAARVRSVLQNEEGAVTAEYAIVIVAAVAFAGILVAIMRSDTIRTMLVGLIENALGTGG; encoded by the coding sequence ATGAGCAGCAGACTTGAACTTGTTTCAGCCAAGAATAAAAGTCGGTCGCAAGTGGCAGCGAAGCCAGAACTGAACCCCACGGGGCCCCGTTTCTTTTCGCCGAAGAATGCAGTGGCCGGCGCGGATTCGAAGGTGCGTCGGGTGGCCGCTCGCGTCAGAAGTGTGTTGCAGAACGAAGAGGGCGCCGTCACCGCGGAGTACGCGATTGTTATTGTCGCCGCGGTCGCGTTTGCTGGCATCCTCGTGGCCATAATGCGCTCTGACACGATACGTACGATGCTCGTCGGTCTCATCGAAAACGCGCTGGGCACGGGTGGCTGA
- a CDS encoding peptidoglycan DD-metalloendopeptidase family protein: MSAPVLLACSAAALCLGLPVLAASGSLEAKHRAANAADAAALAAADAANGWINSEATPCELAEQVAVASGASVAGCSVDPAGTGVRVLVRTGAPIVAEARAYAAAESSAWNEINPVSDNGWAWPSNARGVTQGFHDGMAIDLAVDGQRTLYAPFDGVVVRAGPDGAGMPEACRSQPSWWRGQNYTVLIRHEYEGRVVYSSHNHIVPTSPEQWGIFPGKKVVAGQPVAQAGMSGCTSGLHTHFTLSSKPVNAYPDLNPYKYLGPP, translated from the coding sequence ATGAGCGCCCCTGTTCTTTTGGCGTGTTCGGCGGCGGCACTGTGTCTAGGACTGCCGGTGCTTGCCGCTTCGGGAAGTCTTGAAGCGAAGCACCGCGCTGCCAATGCTGCGGATGCGGCTGCGCTCGCCGCAGCCGATGCTGCGAACGGATGGATCAACTCCGAAGCCACACCGTGTGAGCTCGCAGAGCAGGTGGCTGTCGCTTCGGGGGCAAGTGTTGCTGGTTGCTCTGTCGACCCGGCAGGCACGGGCGTGAGAGTGCTCGTGCGAACCGGGGCGCCAATTGTCGCTGAGGCGAGGGCCTATGCCGCAGCCGAGAGTAGTGCCTGGAACGAAATAAATCCCGTGAGTGACAACGGATGGGCCTGGCCCTCCAACGCGCGGGGCGTCACACAGGGATTCCACGATGGGATGGCTATTGATCTCGCGGTGGACGGTCAAAGAACGCTCTACGCCCCGTTTGACGGGGTGGTTGTTCGGGCAGGGCCCGATGGTGCTGGAATGCCAGAAGCCTGTAGGTCCCAGCCGAGCTGGTGGCGAGGACAGAACTACACAGTGTTGATTCGGCACGAGTACGAAGGGAGAGTCGTCTACAGCTCTCATAACCACATCGTTCCGACCTCTCCGGAGCAGTGGGGCATCTTCCCCGGAAAGAAAGTGGTGGCGGGCCAGCCCGTTGCCCAAGCAGGCATGAGCGGATGCACCTCTGGACTGCACACTCACTTCACGCTGAGCAGCAAACCAGTGAATGCGTACCCCGATCTGAACCCCTATAAATATTTAGGTCCGCCTTGA
- a CDS encoding GNAT family N-acetyltransferase: MSFSLDVRRIRSEEYATVGALVRAAYENEYVLESDYLDEIEDVAGRDSVSQVLVAEENGRILGSVTIPNVGERLLSNSAPDEMDVRLLGVSGEARGKGVGEALMRHVVRVARDRGSRRLVLHTGDQMVKAHRLYERLGFQQIPEREFTIETISGTRRIISYGLEVAR; the protein is encoded by the coding sequence ATGAGCTTTTCCCTTGATGTCCGACGCATTCGCTCGGAAGAATACGCAACCGTCGGTGCCCTCGTGCGTGCGGCCTATGAGAACGAGTACGTGCTTGAGTCCGACTACCTTGACGAGATTGAGGACGTAGCCGGGAGGGACTCCGTCTCGCAGGTGCTCGTAGCGGAAGAAAACGGCAGGATCCTGGGGTCCGTGACGATCCCGAACGTGGGTGAGCGGTTGCTGTCGAACAGCGCACCCGACGAGATGGACGTGCGACTGCTGGGGGTCTCAGGAGAGGCGCGCGGAAAAGGGGTCGGTGAGGCACTGATGCGACACGTTGTTCGCGTAGCTCGGGATCGCGGCTCGCGCCGTCTGGTTTTACACACCGGCGACCAGATGGTGAAGGCACACCGGCTCTACGAACGCCTTGGTTTCCAGCAGATTCCTGAGCGAGAGTTCACGATCGAGACGATCAGCGGTACGCGCCGCATCATCTCGTATGGACTCGAAGTCGCGCGCTAG